The Candidatus Thorarchaeota archaeon genome includes a window with the following:
- a CDS encoding methenyltetrahydromethanopterin cyclohydrolase codes for MASRSSINKNALQILQNLVENAEDLGCKAKDTKCGATIVDAGIGVPGSVEAGRLIGRISTGGLAAVRIVPTHIEDMTVQAVMVATQEPVIATLGSQLARWRVNYHGFSAMGSGPARAKAGVERDLFEGIDYADDADTAILVLETRQYPGDDVLRSIAEACSVSPENLHCVLVPTASVAGSVQIAARIVEIGTYRLYNLGLKPQQIRGGYGVAPFPTKIDDDVSTMGASNDCLVYGGRAHFFIAPGENDSLEDIVQKASSSYSKRYGKSFSELYKEAENSFYDMDRQLFSPARISIMDIEAENIYRAGKINVELVRKALGHV; via the coding sequence ATGGCTTCACGTTCAAGCATCAACAAAAATGCTTTGCAGATACTGCAGAATCTCGTAGAGAATGCAGAAGATTTAGGCTGTAAAGCAAAGGATACCAAATGTGGAGCGACGATTGTGGATGCGGGAATAGGCGTCCCCGGTTCCGTTGAAGCAGGCAGACTGATAGGGAGAATCAGCACGGGTGGCCTAGCCGCAGTTCGCATTGTGCCGACACATATTGAAGACATGACCGTACAGGCAGTCATGGTAGCGACGCAAGAACCCGTTATTGCAACACTGGGTTCGCAGCTGGCAAGATGGAGGGTGAACTATCATGGGTTTTCAGCCATGGGTTCAGGCCCTGCACGAGCCAAAGCCGGCGTAGAGAGGGATCTTTTCGAGGGTATCGACTACGCTGATGATGCTGATACTGCAATACTTGTTCTAGAAACACGACAGTATCCCGGTGATGATGTGCTAAGGTCAATAGCAGAAGCGTGCAGTGTCTCACCGGAGAATCTGCATTGTGTTCTTGTTCCGACTGCTAGTGTAGCAGGTTCTGTCCAAATAGCAGCAAGGATTGTTGAAATCGGCACCTACAGGTTATACAACCTGGGACTGAAACCGCAACAAATCAGGGGTGGGTACGGAGTGGCTCCCTTTCCTACAAAGATAGATGATGATGTTTCTACGATGGGAGCCAGTAATGATTGTCTTGTATATGGTGGAAGAGCCCATTTCTTCATTGCGCCAGGAGAAAACGACAGTCTAGAAGATATAGTTCAGAAAGCATCCTCAAGCTATTCGAAAAGGTACGGCAAATCGTTTTCCGAATTGTACAAGGAAGCAGAGAACAGCTTCTATGATATGGACCGACAACTCTTCAGTCCTGCACGAATCTCAATCATGGACATTGAAGCAGAGAACATCTACCGAGCTGGCAAGATAAATGTCGAATTAGTGCGGAAAGCGCTAGGTCACGTCTAG
- a CDS encoding DUF4968 domain-containing protein, whose translation MSQKLGTIQETDIKRNRIEYTCENGTARITVLSPKIVRVQVTQDESYREEQSVAVLDREQNASLDLSVKNGVSVVSGDEFTLTVSLDDGIFRVKDRDGSLITETSTGFGLTWQDAGFTCSMKSAGEEYFYGLGEKTNGLDKSGLHYEMWNNDNPHYDSQTDPLYQSVPFFITLRDGIAHGVFLDNTFRTQFDFKQERDDIYSFGAPGGPIDYYLILGPSIVEVLEGYTWLTGRPYFMPRWALGHHWSRWDLYESQEEILAVAKRFRQHKIPCDTITLDIGYMDEFRIFTWNPEIFPNPREFVETLKGLDYHVMTIIDPGVKLEEGYDLYDEGCEHDFFLKNEDGSEYIGLVWPGRTVFPDFAREEVRGWFGSQYEGFMESGVSNASWLDMNEPSHCMYPGMRDEYSMDDVVDYRGRPWEPRMRNRYALDMMRAVFDGLKSVFPDERPFILTRAGYAGYQRYAASWTGDNHSSWEHLALSIPMLLNLGLSGIPFCGGDIGGFSDDVTEELLIRWYQLGSLYPFSRNHTRIHTARQEPWELGEDAIAYARKYISFRYRFLRYLYSLAKEANDTGLPIMRPLVLEFQGDPTTYAIDDQFMIGPSMMAAPVLEQNAESRSVYFPPGTWFSYWTGERIKGGQRITVPAPLDTMPVYFKGGSVVPTGDVVQTTDKDQGALRILVYPEGVGHIDLYEDDGISEDGPCAVTTITSSCGTDTLSAAISERQGDWTPPSRDLIVEFRAITEEPLSLEIDGMSVPIRLVSADGDEDIVPLSAAYNPETNTLEIALEDNGSAHKISVLK comes from the coding sequence ATGTCCCAGAAGCTAGGAACGATTCAGGAAACCGACATCAAACGGAATCGAATCGAGTACACTTGTGAGAACGGAACGGCAAGAATCACAGTACTTTCTCCAAAAATTGTCAGAGTCCAGGTGACGCAAGATGAATCTTACAGAGAAGAACAATCTGTTGCAGTTCTTGATAGAGAACAAAACGCTTCACTTGATTTGAGTGTCAAAAACGGCGTATCTGTGGTTTCTGGAGACGAGTTTACACTAACAGTTTCTCTAGACGATGGCATCTTTCGAGTCAAGGACAGAGATGGCTCACTCATTACTGAAACCTCGACTGGTTTCGGTCTGACTTGGCAAGATGCAGGCTTCACATGCAGTATGAAGAGTGCTGGGGAGGAATATTTCTACGGTCTTGGTGAAAAAACAAACGGGCTTGATAAATCGGGCCTGCATTACGAAATGTGGAATAATGATAATCCGCACTATGATTCTCAAACAGATCCACTCTATCAAAGCGTCCCTTTCTTCATCACATTACGCGACGGAATTGCGCATGGCGTATTCCTTGACAATACTTTCCGAACCCAATTTGACTTCAAACAAGAACGTGATGATATCTATTCCTTTGGTGCTCCCGGAGGTCCCATTGATTATTACCTAATCCTAGGACCCTCAATAGTAGAGGTGCTAGAGGGATATACGTGGCTTACCGGCCGCCCCTATTTCATGCCTCGGTGGGCACTGGGTCATCACTGGTCCCGGTGGGATTTGTATGAAAGCCAAGAGGAAATACTAGCTGTTGCGAAGCGGTTCAGGCAACATAAAATCCCGTGCGATACTATCACACTTGATATCGGGTACATGGACGAGTTCAGAATCTTCACGTGGAATCCCGAAATATTTCCTAATCCACGCGAGTTTGTCGAGACGCTGAAAGGACTTGATTATCACGTTATGACCATCATTGATCCGGGTGTCAAATTGGAGGAGGGGTATGATCTGTACGACGAAGGCTGTGAGCATGATTTCTTCCTCAAAAATGAAGATGGCAGCGAGTATATTGGACTGGTCTGGCCTGGAAGGACTGTTTTTCCTGATTTTGCTCGTGAGGAAGTACGGGGCTGGTTTGGTTCCCAATATGAAGGTTTCATGGAATCGGGGGTGAGTAACGCAAGCTGGTTGGACATGAATGAACCCAGTCACTGTATGTATCCGGGGATGCGAGATGAGTATTCAATGGACGATGTTGTCGACTACAGGGGCAGACCTTGGGAACCACGAATGCGGAATAGATATGCACTTGATATGATGCGTGCGGTCTTCGATGGACTGAAATCGGTTTTTCCTGATGAACGTCCCTTCATACTAACTCGAGCAGGTTATGCCGGGTATCAGCGGTATGCAGCCTCCTGGACTGGGGATAATCACTCCAGCTGGGAACACTTGGCTCTCTCCATCCCGATGCTGCTGAACCTCGGCCTTTCAGGTATACCATTCTGTGGTGGTGATATTGGTGGCTTTAGTGATGATGTGACAGAAGAGCTGTTGATACGGTGGTATCAGCTTGGTAGTCTCTACCCATTTTCACGCAACCATACACGGATTCATACAGCACGGCAAGAGCCGTGGGAACTGGGTGAAGATGCTATCGCTTATGCTAGGAAATACATCTCGTTCCGTTATCGGTTCCTTCGTTACCTCTATTCTCTTGCAAAGGAAGCCAATGACACCGGACTACCAATAATGCGCCCCCTCGTGCTCGAGTTCCAAGGCGATCCCACGACATATGCCATTGATGACCAATTCATGATTGGTCCGAGTATGATGGCCGCCCCTGTGCTTGAGCAAAATGCCGAAAGTCGCAGTGTCTATTTCCCGCCAGGAACCTGGTTCAGCTACTGGACAGGTGAACGAATCAAGGGCGGTCAGAGGATTACAGTCCCCGCACCCCTAGATACTATGCCTGTTTACTTCAAAGGTGGTTCAGTAGTTCCAACAGGTGATGTGGTTCAAACCACCGACAAGGACCAAGGCGCTCTCCGGATTCTGGTCTACCCGGAAGGAGTGGGCCATATCGACTTGTATGAAGATGACGGCATTTCGGAAGATGGCCCCTGCGCTGTAACAACAATAACAAGCTCCTGTGGGACTGATACTCTGTCCGCTGCAATATCTGAGAGACAGGGTGATTGGACACCACCCTCCCGGGACTTAATTGTCGAGTTCAGAGCTATTACAGAAGAACCCCTCTCGTTAGAAATCGATGGCATGTCTGTTCCTATCCGGCTCGTGTCTGCTGATGGTGATGAAGATATAGTTCCGCTTTCAGCCGCCTACAATCCCGAAACCAATACCTTGGAAATCGCGCTGGAAGACAATGGTTCTGCCCACAAAATCTCGGTGCTTAAGTGA
- a CDS encoding helix-turn-helix domain-containing protein has product MSDDPGKTMRMWRERFRLQQVDIANYLDISPSVISDYESGRRKSPGSATIRRFVMALITLDEQSGGQVVSAFLRLMDVDLVDLNIVLAMSDLHSPLSVEQLCKKLKCDLLTGEQGLHREIYGYSVVDAERAVKELNSEAFLKIFGAATDRCLVFTKVNTGRAPMVAIKSQEFKPTFVILHGTPEVDRLTIDLAEGMNIPLATSGIGSIEDLIKEFRDLQSD; this is encoded by the coding sequence TTGTCCGACGATCCTGGAAAGACCATGCGTATGTGGCGCGAACGGTTCAGGCTTCAGCAGGTTGACATTGCCAATTATCTTGACATCAGTCCAAGCGTGATAAGCGATTATGAGTCAGGCAGAAGGAAGTCCCCTGGTAGCGCAACAATCAGGCGGTTTGTCATGGCTCTCATCACCCTGGATGAGCAGAGTGGCGGTCAGGTTGTTTCTGCCTTCCTCCGGCTGATGGATGTGGACTTGGTTGACCTGAACATCGTACTGGCAATGTCTGATTTGCATTCTCCACTGAGTGTCGAACAGTTGTGCAAGAAACTGAAATGTGATTTGTTGACTGGTGAACAGGGACTGCATCGTGAAATCTATGGTTACTCGGTAGTTGACGCCGAGAGAGCAGTAAAGGAACTGAATAGTGAAGCCTTCCTGAAGATTTTCGGAGCTGCAACCGACCGGTGTCTTGTGTTTACGAAAGTCAATACTGGAAGGGCGCCCATGGTGGCCATCAAATCTCAGGAGTTCAAGCCAACATTTGTGATTCTACATGGCACTCCCGAAGTAGATCGCCTTACCATCGACTTGGCTGAGGGAATGAATATACCCTTGGCAACGAGCGGAATCGGTTCGATTGAAGATTTGATAAAAGAGTTCCGTGACCTTCAGTCTGATTGA